The Thermus neutrinimicus sequence GGGAGCCTGGCGCGGGAGCTTTCCCTTTCCCCCAGGGCGGTGGGGGCGGGGATGCGGGCCTCGCCCTTTTTCCTCCTGGTGCCCGCCCACCGGGTGATCCACGCCGACGGGCGGCTTGGGGGGTTTGCCGGGCAGGAGGGGCTTAAGGCCTGGCTCCTGCGCTTTGAAGGGGCCTGGCCCTAGACCTCCACCCAGACGGCCAGGGAAAAGGGGGGAAGCTCGGGCCCGCAAAGGCGCCCTCCCGCCGGGGTGCAGGTTTTCCCAGAGAGGAGGTCCATGGCCTTTGCCCCACGAGGCAGGGCGCCATGCAGGGGAAAGTCCTGACGGAAGGGCTCGGAGGAGGCGTTCACCACCACCAGGTAGGGCCCCCGGGTGAAGGCCAGATGCCCGTCCACGGCATAGACCCGCTGGTAAGGGGCGGTGCGGAGCTCGGGGTGCTCCCGGCGTAGCTGGGCCAGGCGCCGCACGGCTTGGCGGATCTCCTCCTTCCAGCGGGCCTGGTCCCAGACCATGCCTGCTCGGTTCTCCGGGTCATGGCCGCCCTCCATCCCCACCTCCTCCCCGTAGTAGACCGTGGGGTTCCCGGGCAGGAGGAAAAGGAGGGAAAGGGCCAGCTTAGCCCGCTCCACGCTTCCCCTAAGGAGGGTGAGGAGGCGGGGGGTGTCGTGGGAGGTGAGGAGGTTCATCTGGGCCCGCACCACCTCCGGGCGGTAACGGGTAAAGAGGTTTTCCAGGCGGTGGCTGAAGGCCAGGGCCTGCAAGGGCTCGATGCGCCCCAGGCCCGAGCGGGAGGATAGCTCCTGGTCCAGGACCTCGCCCCCCACAAAGCCCAGGATGGCCCGGCTCAAGGGGTAGTTCATGGTGGCGTCGAACATGTCCCCCTGGAGCCAGGAGTCGGCCTCCTCCCAGATCTCCCCCACGATGTAGGCCTCGGGGTTAGCCCCCTTGACCCTCCTGCGGAAGGCCCGCCAGAACTCGAGGTCGGGGATCTCGTTGGGCACGTCCAGCCGCCAGCCATCCGCGCCAAAGCGGATCCAGTGCTCCGCCACCTCCAGGAGGTACTCCCGCACCGCTGGGGTTTCCACCCGGAGCTTGGGGAGCTCGGGATTGCCCCACCAGGCCTCGTAGTTGGGATGGCGGCCATAGGGGTTCAGGGGGAAGCCCTTCACGTGGTACCAGTCCCGATAAGGGCTTTGTTCCCCGTTTTCCAGAAGGTGCTGGAAGGCGAAGAAGCCCCTCCCCGTGTGGTTGAAAACCCCGTCCAGGATAACCCGTATGCCGTGGGCGTGGGCTACTTCCAGGAGGTGCCTTAGGGCCGCGTTCCCCCCCAGGAGGGGATCCACCTGGAGGTAGTCCGTGGTGTGGTACCGGTGGTTGGCGGTGGAGGCGAAGATGGGGTTCAGGTAAAGGGCTTCCACCCCCAGGTCCTTGAGGTAGGGGATTTTCTCCGCCACGCCCCAGAGGGTCCCCCCCTTGAAGCCCCTGAGGGAGGGCGGCGCTTCCCAGGGCTCTAAGGGACCCGCTGGGGCGGGTTTTCCGGCAGGGCCAGCCCGGAAATAGCGGTCGGGAAAGATCTGGTAGAAGAAGGCGCCCTCGTACCAAACCACGGGCCCAAGTGTACCACGGAGGTAGTGTGATATAAATCACAAAAATCCTTGCCCTTCCAGGGGTGGCTCTGGTATCCTCCCGGGGTGAGGGGTATGGAGGGGCGCCTCTTCGTCATGACCGGGGCCAGCGGGGTGGGGAAGGGCACGGTGCGGGCCAAGGTGCTGGAGCGCACCCGCCTCTTCTACTCCATCTCCATGACCACCCGTCCCCCGCGTCCCGGGGAGCGGGATGGGGTGGACTACTACTTTGTGGATAGGGCCGCCTTTGAGGCTTTGCTGGGGGAGGGGGGGTTTTTGGAGCACGCGGAGTACGTGGGGCACCTGTACGGCACCCCGAAGGCGCCGGTGGAGCGGGCCTTGGCCCGAGGGGAGGATGTCCTCCTGGAGATCGAGGTACAAGGCGCCTTGCAGGTAAAGGAGAAGATGCCCGAGGCGGTCCTCATCTTCCTCCTGCCCCCTTCCCTTTCCGAGCTGAAGCGGCGCCTGGTCTACCGGGGCAAGGACGCCCCGGAGAAGATAGAGAAGCGGCTGGAGCAGGCGGAGTGGGAGATCCGAAACGCCCACCTCTTTGACTACGTGATCGTGAACGATGTGCTGGAGGAGGCGGTGGCCGATTTCCTGGCCATCCTCACCGCGGAGAGGCGGCGCACCCAAAGGATGGGCGCTGCCTTGGAGAAGGCCCTGAAGCGGGATAGGGACCTGGAGGCTGAGCTGGACGAGATTCTGCGGAGGAGCTATGGCGGAACCCGGGATTGACAAGCTTTTTGGCATGGTGGATTCCAAGTACCGGCTCACCGTGGTGGTGGCCAAGCGGGCGGAGCAGCTTCTCCGCCACCGGTTTAAGAACACGGTTTTGGAGCCGGAGGAGAGGCCCAAGATGCGGACCCTCGAGGGGATCCTGGACGACCCCAACCCCGTCACCTGGGCCATGAAGGAGGTGCTCACGGGCAGGCTGGTCTTTGGGGAAAACCTGGTGCCCGAGGACCGCCTGCAGAGGGAGATGGAACGCCTTTACCCGGTGGAAGAGGAGGAGTAGGTGGCCCGGGTCCTGGTGGCGGTGACGGGGGGGGTGGCGGCCATCAAGGCCCCCCACCTCCTCCGCCTTCTCAGGGGCCAGGGCCACGAGGTGCGGGTCCTGGCCACCCCCAGGGCCCTGGAGTTCATCACCCCCCTTTCCCTGGCGGTGGCCGCCGGAGGGGAGGTGGCCACGGAGGAGGCCTGGTTCAGGCCCGATGGCCGTGCCCTGCACATAGAGCTGGCGCGTTGGGCGGAGGTGGTTTTGGTGGCTCCCGCCACCGCCGACGCCATGGCCAAGGCGGCCCTGGGCCTGGCCGACGATCTCCTTTCCGCCACGCTCCTGGCAGGGGCCAAGCGGGTGGCCTGGGCCCCGGCCATGAACGAGGCCATGTGGCTTTCCCCCAAGACCCAGGAGCATGCCCGGACCCTCGAGGCCATGGGCCATGCCCTCTTAGGCCCTGCCCACGGGCCCTTGGCGGCGGTGGGGGAGGGGGAGGGATGGGGGCGGATGCTGGAGCCCGAGGAGCTGGTGGAGAGGCTTCAAGCCCTCCTCACCCCCAAGGACCTCGTGGGCCTCAGGCTTCTGGTGTCCGCTGGCCCCACCCGGGAGTACCTGGACCCCGTGCGCTACCTTTCCAACCCTTCCTCGGGCCGTATGGGCTACGCCGTGGCCGAGGCCGCCCGGGACCGGGGGGCGGAGGTGGTGCTGGTTTCCGGCCCCACGGCCCTGCCCGACCCTTGGGGGGTGGAGGTGGTGCGGGTGGAAAGCGCCTTGGAGATGCGGGAGGCCATTCTAGGGCGCTATTCCTGGGCCCAGGTGGTGGTGATGGCGGCGGCGGTGGCCGACTACCGTCCGGCGGAGGTGAGCCGGGAGAAGGAGCCTAAGGCGGCGGCGGAGAGGGTCCTCCGCCTCGTGCCCAACCCCGATATCCTCAAGGAGCTGGGGGAAAACAAAGGGCCAAGGGTCCTGGTGGGCTTCGCCATGGAGACCGGGGAGGGCCTGGCGCGGGCCAAGGAGAAACTCCTCCGCAAGAACCTGGACCTCATCGTCCTCAACTGGGTGAACCGGGAAGGGGTGGGTTTCGGCAGCCTGGAGAACCAGGTGGTCCTCCTCCTCCGGGATGGCCGGGTGCTGGAACTTCCGCGCATGCCAAAGCGGCAGGTGGCCCACCGTATACTGGACTTGGTTAAAGGGTTCTGGAAGGGTTAGAGGGGTGTCTATGCGAAGCAAAGCGGAGCGGCACCGCGCCATTCAGGAGATCGTGAGCCGGGAGGAGATCGGCACGCAGAAGGAGCTGGTGGAGCGCCTGAGGCAGCTGGGTTTTGAGGTGACCCAGGCCACGGTGAGCCGGGACATCGCTGAGCTGAGGCTGGCCAGGGTTTCCCTGGGCAAAGGGCGGCACAAGTACGCCCTGCCCTCCATGGAGCTTCCCGAGGACGTTTACGAGGAGCTGAAGCGGCAGTTCGGCCTCTTCGTCAAGGATGTGGACCGGGGGGGGAATATCCTGGTGGTGAAGACGGCGGAGGGCCACGCCTCCGGCATCGCCCTTTTGCTGGACCGCCTCAAGCGGGACGAGATCGTGGGCACCCTGGCGGGGGAGGATACCATCCTGGTGGTGGCCCGGACCGAGGAGGAGGCGAGGGCCTTGGAGGAGGAGTTCGGAGAGCTCCTCGTGGCGGGGAAGACGCGCCTTTAGGCCCTGGTGCTGGAGCTTTTCCTGAAATCCTTCCTCACCCTCTTCGTGGTGGTGGACCCGGTGGGGCTGGTGCCGGTCTTTTTGGCCCTGGCCGGGGACCGTCCCCCCAGGAAGCAGGCCCAGATCGCCAGGAAGGCGGTGGTGGTGGCGGGGGGGCTCTTGGTCTCCTTTTTCTTCTTCGGGCAGGGGCTTTTGGGCTACCTGGGAATCAGCCTCGAGGCGTTGCGCATCGCCGGGGGCATCCTCCTCTTCCGCATCGCCACTGAGATGGTCTTTGCCCACCACGAGCGGGAAACGGAGGAGGAAAAGGATGAGGCCCGCCTCCGGGCGGATATCTCCGTCTTTCCCTTGGCCATCCCCTTGATCGCGGGCCCTGGGGCCTTGGCCAGCGTCCTCATCCTGGCCCTGGAGGCCCGGAGGGAACCCCTGGGCTTTGCCGTGGTCCTTTCCACGGTCTTTTTGGTCCTGGCCTTGGCCTACCTTTTCCTGCGGCTTGCTTTCCAGGTGCGCCGGGCCCTGGGGCGCACGGGGGTGAACGTGGTTACCCGGGTCTTGGGGATCCTCCTGGCCGCCCTGGCGGTGCAGTACGTGGCCGATGGGGTAAAAGCCCTTTTCTAGCCCTTTGGGCCGCTAGGCCTCGCTAACCCCTGGGGGAGGCCAGGGGGTTTAGCCCCACCCCTTACTCCCGGAAGGGGGCTTCCGGGGGATTCATTCCTGAACCTCCACCCAGCCCGTAGCCAGGGGGGTATTTCCTTCCAAAAGGAGGCGGGCGTGGGCCAGGGCGGCCTCGGTGTACTGGCCGGAGAGGAGGCGGGCGAGTTCCCGTATGCGCTTCTCCCCTTCCAGCACCTCGAGGCGCACCTCCTCCCCCTCCTTCACCACCCTAAGGTGCCTCTGCGCGCGGGCGGCGATCTGGGGCAGATGGGTGACCACCAGGACCTGCCGGGCCTGGCCCAGCCGGGCGAGCCTTTCCGCCACCTTCCAGGCGGTTTCCCCGCCTATGCCGGTGTCCACCTCGTCGAAGACCACGGTGGGGGCCTCGGCCCCGGTGAGGAGGGCCAGGGCCAGGGCGATGCGGGATAGCTCCCCGCCGCTGGCCGCGGAAAGGGGAGCGGGGGGAAGGTGGGGGTTGGCGGAGAAGCGGAAAAGGACCTCTTCCAGGCCCTGGGGCCCGGGTTCGGGAAGGGGCTTGAGCTCCACCTGGAAGTGGGCCTTGGGGAAACCCAAGGCGGAAAGCTCCGCCTCCATTTCCCCCTCCAGCTTCCTTGCCGCCTCCAGGCGGGCCTGGGAAAGGCGCTCCCCCGCCCCATAGAGGGCCTCCGAGGCCACCCTCAAGGCCCTCTCCAGCTCCAGAAGCCGCTCTTCTCCCCCCTCCAGGGCCTTTAGCTCCTCCTCCACCCTTTCCCCGTAGCGCAGGACCTCCTCCAAGGTGGGCCCGTACTTGCGCTTGAGCCTTTCCAGAAGGGAAAGGCGCTCCTCCAGCTGGGCCAGACGGCTGGGGTCTCCCTCCAGGCTTTCCAGGTAGTCCTCCAGCTCCCGGGCCACGGCCCAGCCTCCCTCCAAAGCGGCTTCCAGGTCCCTGGCCAGGGCCTCGAGGGCCCGGTCAAAGCGGCTCCCGGCCTTAAGCTCCCGCAGGGCCGCCTGGAGGAGGTCCAGGGCTCCTCCTTCCGCCAGGAGGGCGTAGGCCTTTCCCGAGCGCTCCTTTAGGGCTTCCAGATGACGAAGCCTTTGCGCCTCGGCTTCCAGCTCCTGGTCCTCCCCGGGCCTGGGGTTCGCCTCCTGGATCTCCTTGAGCTGGAAGCGCAGGAGGTCCTCCCGCTCCGCCTTGGCCCTTAAGGCCTCCTCTAGGGCGCGTTTTTCCCCAAGGAGGGCCTGATGTTTCCTGTAGGTTTCCCCGTATTCCTGGAGGAGCCCCGGGGGCAGGAGGGCATCCAGAAGCTCCCGCTGCCTTTTGGGGGAGAGGAGGGCGATGGCGGCGTGCTGGGCGTGGAGGGAAAGCCACCTTTCCGCTTCCTCTTGGAGTTCCCTTAGGCTTACCACCTCCCCATCGATCCGGGGGGTGGAACGGCTGCCGATGCGGCGGGAAAGGATCCGCTCCTCACCCTCGCCTTGGAAGAAGGCGGTCACCAGGAGGCTATCGCCAAAGGGCCCCAAAAGCCCCTCGGACCTGGCCCCAAGGAGGAGGGCCAAGGCGTCCACCAAGAGGCTTTTCCCCGCCCCGGTTTCCCCGGTGAGGACATTCAGCCCAGGGCCCAGCTCCAGGGTAGCCTCGCGGATCACGGCGAGGTTGCGCACCTCGAGGCGCTTGAGCATCCCTTTCCATTCTAGGGCTTCCCTAGGGCATGGGGTGGGCTAGGGCAAGCCGCCTGACCTCCTCCCGCAAGGCCTCCCTGGGGCCTTCCATGAGGGCCCGGTCGATGAGTTCCGCCACCAGGGGCATCTCCTCGGGGGTGAAGCCCCGGGTGGTGATGGCGGGGGTGCCGATGCGGATGCCGGAGGTGACCCGGGGAGGCTTGGGGTCAAAGGGGATGGCGTTTTTGTTGACGGTGATGCCCACGGCATCCAGCTTCTCCTCTGCTTCCTTGCCCGTTAGGCCCTTGGGGCGGAGGTCCACCAGGAAAAGGTGGTTGTCGGTGCCTCCGGTGACGATGCGGTAGCCCCTTTGGGCAAGCTCTTCCGCCAGGCGCTTGGCGTTTTCCACCACCAGGCGGCTATACTCCTGGAACTCGGGTTGCAGGGCCTCAAAGAAGGCCACCGCCTTGCCGGCGATCACGTGCTCCAGGGGGCCACCTTGGATGCCGGGGAAGATGATCTTATCGATCTTTTTGCCCAGCTCGAGGTCGTTGGAAAGAATGAGCCCACCCCTCGGTCCCCTCAGGGTTTTGTGGGTGGTGCTGGTGACCACGTGGGCGTAGGGGAGAGGGTTGGGGTGGAGCCCCGCCGCCACCAGGCCAGCGAAGTGGGCCATGTCCACCACCAGGTAGGCCCCCACCTCGTCGGCGATCTCCCGGAAGGCCTTGAAGTCCCAGAAGCGGGGGTAGGCGCTGGCGCCCGCCACGATCACCTTGGGGCGGTGCTCCAGGGCCAAACGGCGCACCTCCTCGAGGTCGATGAGCTCGGTGTCGGGCCGGACCCCGTAGGAGACCACCTTGTAAAATTTGCCGGAAAAGTTCACCTTGGAGCCGTGGGTGAGGTGGCCTCCCGCGGCCAGGTCCATCCCCATGAGGGTCTCCCCCGGTTCCATGAGGGCCATGTACACCGCCATGTTGGCCTGGGAGCCAGAGTGGGGCTGGACGTTGGCCCAGGCGGCCCCGAAGAGCTCCTTGGCCCGCTCGATGGCCAGGCTTTCCACCTGGTCGATGATCTCGCACCCCCCGTAGTAGCGGGCGCCCGGGTAGCCCTCCGCATACTTGTTGGTGAGGACGCTTCCCACCGCCTCCCGCACCTGGGCAGAGACGAAGTTCTCGCTGGCGATGAGTTCCAGGCCTTCCCGCTGGCGCTTTTCCTCCAGGGCGATGAGCTGAAAAAGGGCCTCGTCCCTTAAGCTGGTCCTGACCATAGGCCGATTATAGGCCCTGCCCCGGGGCGGCGCCAGGTATGGTTGCCGGGAAGCGGGGCCTTAGGAGAAGGCAGAGGTACCCCAAGGAGGGCATTTCCTTTGGTATGCTTGGGACATGAGAGGAAGCCTTCTCCCGATTTTGAAGTGGGGGTTTGCCCTGGCCCTGGCTATCCTGCTTGTATCCATTATTCTCATAAACTTTACCTCTAGCCGCGACCTGCCGGAGCTGGTTCGGGTGCAGGTGGAGCGGTATGCGGTGTGCAGCTACTGGTTTTTCGGCTGGCACCTGGCTTCCACGGGTGCCTTCGCTTTTATCTTCCTGCTGCTGGGGTTTCTTCTGGGCCTTGGGGCGGGGTTTTTCCTGAGGCGGGGGGTGGCCAGGTAGGGGCTAACCCGGGGGAGAGCCCTAGAGGATCTCCAGGGCCAGCTTTTCCCCCTCCACAGGCACCCCGGCTGGGTAGCGGCCGTTGAAGCAGGCCAGGCACACGGGGCCTCCTATGGCCCTCTTCACCCCCTCCTCAGAAAGGAAGGCCAGGCTGTCAGCCCCGATGTAGGCCCGGATTTCCTCCACGCTCTTCTCGGCGGCGATGAGCTCTTTGCGGGCGGCAGTGTCGATGCCGTAGTAGCAGGGGAAGCGGATGGGGGGGCTGGAGACCCGGAAGTGGACCTCCACGGCTCCGGCCTCCTTCAGCATGGCCACGATGTGGCGGCTGGTGGTGCCCCGTACGATGGAATCGTCGATGAGCACCACCCGCTTACCCTTCACCGCCGAGGTGGGGGATAGCTTCAAGCGGGTCTTCAGGTCCCGTAGCGCCTGGGTGGGCTGGATGAAGGTGCGGCCCGCATAGGGGTTTTTGTAAAGGCCGTACTCCAGGGGGAGGCCGCTTGCCCGAGCGTAACCCACCGCTGCCCCCATGCCGGAGTCGGGGACCGGCACCACCATGTCCGCTTCCGCCGGGGCTTCCCGGAAGAGTTCCATGCCCATGCGCACCCGGGCCTCGTAGGCCTCCACCCCGTCCAAGAGGCTATCGGGCCTGGCGAAGTAGATCCACTCAAAGGCGCAAGGGGCCGGGTTTGGGGGAAGGGCCTGAAGGCTTTTGAGCTGGCCTTCCTCCACCCAGACCACCTCTCCCGGGCGCACATCCCGGAGGTACCGGGCTCCCATGAGCTCCAAGGCCGGGGGCTCGGAGGCAAAGGCAAAGCCCTGGGGGAGTTTGCCGATGGCCAGGGGCCGCACCCCGTGGGGATCCCGGAGGGCCACCAGGGTTTTGCGGTCCATGAGGAGGATGGCATACCCCCCTTCCAGGGCCTTCATGGCCTCGGCGGCCGCCTCAGGGAGGGAGAGATGGCCCAAGCGGGCGAGGAGAAGGAGCATCACCTCCGTGTCCGAGGTGCTTTGGAAGGTGGCCCCCTCCCTTAGAAGCCGGTCGCGAAGGGGTTTGGCGTTGGTGAAGTTGCCATTGTGGGCGATGGCCAGGACCCCGTGGGCGGTGCGGGCGGTGAGGGGCTGGGCGTTAAAGCGCAGGTTGGAGCCGGTGGTGGAGTAGCGGGTGTGGGCCAGGCCCAGCCGGGCCCCGGGAAGCCTCAGGCGGAAAAGCCTTTCCTCGGTGAAGACCTGGTTCACCAGGCCCAAATCCTTTTCCACCAAGAACTCCCTCCCGTCCGATACGGCTATGCCCGCCGCCTCCTGCCCCCGGTGCTGGAGGGCGAGAAGGCCCAGATGGAGCAGCCCCGCCGCGTCCAGGGGTTCTTCGCTCCAAAGCCCCAAGACCCCGCACTCTTCCCTAGGCTTGTCCATCCAGCACCTCCCTCAGGGGCCGCTTCCAGGCGGCGAGGAGCTCCTGTACCTCCCACTCTAGCACCCCGTCCGGGGTGAGGACCGTGAGGGTATTCCCTCCGGTTTCTCCCAGGACACGGTAGGGAAGGCCCCTTTCCTCCAGGCGGAAGGTGACCTCCTTAAGGTCCTCCTTGGCCACGGTGAGGAGGATGCGGCTTGGGGCCTCGCCGAAGAGGGCCGCTAGGCCGGGGGTGCGCACCTCCACCGTGGCCCCCAGGCCATGGGGGAAGGTCATCTCCGCCAGGGCCACCAAAAGCCCTCCCTCCGCCAGGTCGTGGGCGGTGCGGCTGAGGCCCAAGGCGATAAGCTCCCGGATGGCCTCCTGGACCTGTTTCTCCCGCCTTAGGTCCAGCTTGGGGGGATGGCCCGCCTCGAGGCCCGCAAGGAGGTATAGGACCTCGCTTCCCCCAAGCTCCCCTTTCTCCTCCCCCAGAAGGAGGATCACCTCTCCCGGGCGGCGGAAGCCCATCCCCGCCCGCCTCCTTATGTCCAGAACCCCCACCACCCCCACCATGGCCGTGGGGGGGATGCGCCTGCCCCCGCTTTCGTTGTAAAGGGATACGTTCCCGGAGACCACCGGCACCTCCAGGGCCTCGCTGGCCTCCCTAAGGCCGGCGATGGTTTCCTGGAGCTCGTAGTACCCTTCTGGGGTTTCCGGGCTTCCCAGGTTGAGGCCGTCGGTGTAGGCCAGGGGTTTCGCCCCCACCACGCTCACGTTGCGGCAGGCCTCGGCCAAGGCGTGCATGGCCCCAAGCCGGGGATGGAGGCGGCTATACCTGGGGTTATGGTCCACCTTGGCGGCGATGCCCAGGTGGGTTCCCTTCACCCAGAGCACCGCGGCATCCCCCTGGCCGGGAAGAAGGGCGGTCCGGGTTCCCACCTGGTGGTCATAGCGTTCGTAGACGGCTTCCCGGCTTGCCAGGTTGGGGGAGGCCAGGAGCTTTGGGAGGACCTCCTGGGGGTTGGCGGTGAGGGGGGGAAGGGGTGTTTGCCGGAGCCTCTGGATCTCGGGGTCCTCCCTTCCCACGCGCACGTAGGTGGGGGCTTCCGCTAGGGCCTCCGTGGGGACCTCGGCCACCACCTCGCCCCGGAAGAGGACGCGGAAGACCCTCTCGGGGATGGTTCTGGCCACGGGCACGCAGTCCAGGCCCCACCGCTGGAAGACCTCCTGGAGCTCCTTCTCCTTGCCCTCCTTGGGCACCAGGACCATGCGCTCCTGGCTTTCGGAGAGGAGAAGCTCTTCGGGCCCCATGTTCCTTTCCCGGGTGGGGACGCGATCCAGGTCCAGCTCCACCCCGAGGCCCGACTTGTGGGCCAGCTCGGAAAGGCTGCTGGTGAGCCCCGCCGCCCCCATATCCTGGACGCCTTCCACCAGATCCCTCTCGATGGCCTCGAGGGTGGCCTCCATGAGGAGCTTCCCCAAAAAGGGGTCCCCCACCTGGACCGCCGGCCGGTCCTCCTCCTTGTCCTCGGAAAGCTCCCGGCTGGCGAAGGCGGCCCCCCCGATCCCATCCCTTCCCGTCTTGGCCCCCGCATAGTAGACGGGCCGGCCCAAGGAGGCCTGGCTCCGCCTAAGGTGTTCCTCCCGGAGAAGCCCCAGGCACATGGCGTTCACCAAGGGGTTTTCCCGGTAACCCTCGTGGAAGTAGAGGTCCCCTCCCACCGTGGGAACCCCGATGGCGTTGCCGTAGTGGGCGATGCCGGAAACCACCCCCTTGAGGAGGTAGCGGCTTCGGGCATCCTCCGGAGGGCCAAAGCGCAAGGAGTCCAGGAGGGCGATGGGCCGGGCCCCCATGCTCAGGATGTCCCGGATGATCCCCCCCACCCCGGTGGCGGCTCCCTGGAAAGGCTCCACCGCCGAGGGATGGTTGTGGCTTTCGATCTTAAAGGCTACGGCCCAGCCCTCGCCGATGCGCACCACGCCGGCGTTTTCCCCCGGGCCCTGGAGCACGGCCTCCCCCTCCTTGGGAAGCCCCTTCAGGAGGGGGCGGGAGTTCTTGTAGGCGCAGTGCTCGCTCCACATCACCTTGAAGAGGAAGAGCTCCACCCGGTTGGGCTCCCGGCCAAGCCTCTTGGTGATCTCCCGGTACTCCTCTTCCGGGATGCCGATTTCTCGGGCTAGGGTTTCCATCACTCTAGAAGGGGAAGAAGCTCCCGGTGGTCCTTGATCTTGGCCGTGGGCTTGATCTCCCCGTTCACCTCCCTCAGGCCCACGTACTGCACCGCCCAGGGGTAGCCGGTGGCGAAGGCTCCCTTGATGTCCGTCTGGGGCAGGTCCCCCACGTGCAGGGCTTCCTCCGGGGCCACCCCCAGGGCCTCGAGGGCCACCCGGAAGGCCTCGGCCCTAGGCTTTACATAGCCGGTTTCGTCGGAGAAGCTATAGGCCTGGAAGACATCCAGCCCCTGCCGCCTCAGGTGCTCCCGCAGGAGGCGGCCTGGGGTGAGGCCGGTGTCGGATACCAGGGCCAGGGGGTATTTCTGGGCCAGCTCCTTCAGGACCTTCACGCCCGGGAGGGCCTCGAGGTCCACCAGAAGGGAGCTTTCCTCCAGCTTCCTGGCGGTGAGGGCGATGAGCCCGGGGTCGTGGGGGGCCCCGAGGAGGGCGAAGATGCGGGCCACCCGTTCGTATACGGACATGTGCTCCCCGGCCTTCCAGGCCTCCTCAAAGGCAAGGGCCGCCTGGCGGTAGGCCTCCCGCACCTCGTGCTCCTCCGCCGGGTGCCCGGCCTCGGATAGGGCGTCCAGAAGGATCTCGTACCGGGCGGGCATGACCTTTTCCAAAAACGCCTTCCCCTCGGTGAAGAGGGTGCCCCAGAAGTCAAAGGTGATGGCCTTGGGTTTCATGCCGTTACCTCCTCTAAAAGACCTAAGAACAAGGGGAGCCCATCCGTACCGCCCAACACCTCATCCACCGCCCGCTCGGGGTGGGGCATCATGCCGAGGACGTTGCCCTTCTCGTTGGTGATGCCGGCGATGTCGTGGAGGCTTCCGTTAGGGTTGTAGTCCGCCTCCCCCCTTAAGGGGGCGTAGCGGAAGACCACCAGGCCCTCCCCCTCCAGCCGGGCCAGGGTTTCGGCGTCGGCATAGTACCGGCCTTCGGCGTGGGCGATGGGCAGGCGGAGCACCTGCCCCCTTGGGTAAAGGCGGGTGAAGGGAAGGTCCGTGCGCTCCACCCGCACCCCCACCTCCTTGCAGGTGAAGTGGAGGTTCAGGTTGGCGAGGAGGGCCCCGGGGAGGATGCCGGCTTCCGTGAGCACCTGGAAGCCGTTGCATACCCCGATCACCAACCTTCCTTCCCGGGCGAAGCGCCTCACCTCTTCCATCACCGGGCTCTTGGCCGCCAGGGCCCCGGCCCGGAGGTAATCCCCGTAGCTGAAGCCCCCGGGGAGGAAGACCCCATCAAAGCCCTTTAGGCTCGTTTCCGTGTGCCACACGTACTCCGCCTTTAAGCCCGCCTTCTCCAGGGCAAAGCGGGCGTCCTCGTCGCAGTTGGAGCCGGGAAAACGGACAATGGCCCATCTCATGGGAGTTCCTTTAAGGCTTCCAGGGTGAAGACCTCCATCACCGGGTTGGCGAGGAGTTTCCCCATGGCCTTGGCCTTCTCCTCCGCCTCCAGGAGGG is a genomic window containing:
- the glyA gene encoding serine hydroxymethyltransferase; this translates as MVRTSLRDEALFQLIALEEKRQREGLELIASENFVSAQVREAVGSVLTNKYAEGYPGARYYGGCEIIDQVESLAIERAKELFGAAWANVQPHSGSQANMAVYMALMEPGETLMGMDLAAGGHLTHGSKVNFSGKFYKVVSYGVRPDTELIDLEEVRRLALEHRPKVIVAGASAYPRFWDFKAFREIADEVGAYLVVDMAHFAGLVAAGLHPNPLPYAHVVTSTTHKTLRGPRGGLILSNDLELGKKIDKIIFPGIQGGPLEHVIAGKAVAFFEALQPEFQEYSRLVVENAKRLAEELAQRGYRIVTGGTDNHLFLVDLRPKGLTGKEAEEKLDAVGITVNKNAIPFDPKPPRVTSGIRIGTPAITTRGFTPEEMPLVAELIDRALMEGPREALREEVRRLALAHPMP
- a CDS encoding LPXTG cell wall anchor domain-containing protein is translated as MRGSLLPILKWGFALALAILLVSIILINFTSSRDLPELVRVQVERYAVCSYWFFGWHLASTGAFAFIFLLLGFLLGLGAGFFLRRGVAR
- the purF gene encoding amidophosphoribosyltransferase, with product MDKPREECGVLGLWSEEPLDAAGLLHLGLLALQHRGQEAAGIAVSDGREFLVEKDLGLVNQVFTEERLFRLRLPGARLGLAHTRYSTTGSNLRFNAQPLTARTAHGVLAIAHNGNFTNAKPLRDRLLREGATFQSTSDTEVMLLLLARLGHLSLPEAAAEAMKALEGGYAILLMDRKTLVALRDPHGVRPLAIGKLPQGFAFASEPPALELMGARYLRDVRPGEVVWVEEGQLKSLQALPPNPAPCAFEWIYFARPDSLLDGVEAYEARVRMGMELFREAPAEADMVVPVPDSGMGAAVGYARASGLPLEYGLYKNPYAGRTFIQPTQALRDLKTRLKLSPTSAVKGKRVVLIDDSIVRGTTSRHIVAMLKEAGAVEVHFRVSSPPIRFPCYYGIDTAARKELIAAEKSVEEIRAYIGADSLAFLSEEGVKRAIGGPVCLACFNGRYPAGVPVEGEKLALEIL
- the purL gene encoding phosphoribosylformylglycinamidine synthase subunit PurL; protein product: METLAREIGIPEEEYREITKRLGREPNRVELFLFKVMWSEHCAYKNSRPLLKGLPKEGEAVLQGPGENAGVVRIGEGWAVAFKIESHNHPSAVEPFQGAATGVGGIIRDILSMGARPIALLDSLRFGPPEDARSRYLLKGVVSGIAHYGNAIGVPTVGGDLYFHEGYRENPLVNAMCLGLLREEHLRRSQASLGRPVYYAGAKTGRDGIGGAAFASRELSEDKEEDRPAVQVGDPFLGKLLMEATLEAIERDLVEGVQDMGAAGLTSSLSELAHKSGLGVELDLDRVPTRERNMGPEELLLSESQERMVLVPKEGKEKELQEVFQRWGLDCVPVARTIPERVFRVLFRGEVVAEVPTEALAEAPTYVRVGREDPEIQRLRQTPLPPLTANPQEVLPKLLASPNLASREAVYERYDHQVGTRTALLPGQGDAAVLWVKGTHLGIAAKVDHNPRYSRLHPRLGAMHALAEACRNVSVVGAKPLAYTDGLNLGSPETPEGYYELQETIAGLREASEALEVPVVSGNVSLYNESGGRRIPPTAMVGVVGVLDIRRRAGMGFRRPGEVILLLGEEKGELGGSEVLYLLAGLEAGHPPKLDLRREKQVQEAIRELIALGLSRTAHDLAEGGLLVALAEMTFPHGLGATVEVRTPGLAALFGEAPSRILLTVAKEDLKEVTFRLEERGLPYRVLGETGGNTLTVLTPDGVLEWEVQELLAAWKRPLREVLDGQA
- a CDS encoding HAD family hydrolase, with amino-acid sequence MKPKAITFDFWGTLFTEGKAFLEKVMPARYEILLDALSEAGHPAEEHEVREAYRQAALAFEEAWKAGEHMSVYERVARIFALLGAPHDPGLIALTARKLEESSLLVDLEALPGVKVLKELAQKYPLALVSDTGLTPGRLLREHLRRQGLDVFQAYSFSDETGYVKPRAEAFRVALEALGVAPEEALHVGDLPQTDIKGAFATGYPWAVQYVGLREVNGEIKPTAKIKDHRELLPLLE
- the purQ gene encoding phosphoribosylformylglycinamidine synthase subunit PurQ, whose translation is MRWAIVRFPGSNCDEDARFALEKAGLKAEYVWHTETSLKGFDGVFLPGGFSYGDYLRAGALAAKSPVMEEVRRFAREGRLVIGVCNGFQVLTEAGILPGALLANLNLHFTCKEVGVRVERTDLPFTRLYPRGQVLRLPIAHAEGRYYADAETLARLEGEGLVVFRYAPLRGEADYNPNGSLHDIAGITNEKGNVLGMMPHPERAVDEVLGGTDGLPLFLGLLEEVTA